In Candidatus Desulforudis audaxviator MP104C, a genomic segment contains:
- the trmD gene encoding tRNA (guanosine(37)-N1)-methyltransferase TrmD gives MIISILTLFPEMFAGPFGSSIIKRARERGLVDIELFDIRDFSPNRHRTVDDTPYGGGGGMVMRPEPIRRALDHLLERGRGGGTVVLLCPQGRRFDQDSARALAAAGKLVLICGHYEGVDERVREDVDLEISVGDFVVTGGEIPAMLVVDAVCRLVPGVLGEPGGAEDDSFAGGLLEYPQYTRPRDYLGRDVPEVLLSGHHGEIERWRRQEALLRTLVRRPDLIDAARMEAGDRELLAQLARRLKELGLV, from the coding sequence ATGATTATCAGTATCCTGACGTTGTTCCCCGAGATGTTCGCTGGTCCCTTCGGGAGCAGCATCATCAAGCGGGCGCGGGAACGAGGCCTGGTGGACATTGAGCTGTTTGACATCCGGGACTTCTCGCCGAACCGGCACCGGACGGTCGACGATACACCCTATGGGGGCGGGGGCGGGATGGTCATGCGGCCTGAACCCATCCGGCGGGCGCTCGACCACCTCCTTGAACGGGGGCGGGGAGGGGGCACGGTGGTGCTCCTGTGTCCCCAGGGCCGGCGATTCGACCAGGATTCGGCGCGCGCCCTGGCGGCTGCCGGGAAGCTGGTTCTGATCTGCGGTCACTACGAAGGAGTGGACGAAAGGGTCCGCGAAGACGTGGACCTGGAGATCTCGGTGGGCGATTTCGTGGTCACCGGTGGCGAAATCCCGGCGATGCTGGTGGTGGACGCGGTGTGCCGGTTGGTCCCCGGCGTGCTGGGTGAGCCGGGCGGCGCTGAGGACGACTCCTTCGCCGGCGGGCTTCTGGAATACCCTCAGTACACACGGCCCCGGGACTACCTGGGACGGGATGTGCCGGAGGTCTTGCTGAGCGGGCATCACGGCGAAATCGAACGCTGGCGCCGGCAAGAAGCCCTGCTCCGGACTCTGGTGCGCCGGCCCGACCTGATTGACGCAGCCCGGATGGAGGCGGGGGATCGGGAATTGCTCGCCCAACTGGCCCGGCGCCTGAAGGAGTTGGGCCTGGTTTGA
- the rplS gene encoding 50S ribosomal protein L19, producing MNHIQTFAEEQLKPDIPEFRPGDTVRVHVKVVEGERQRIQVFEGVVIRRRGGGVSETFTVRRVSYGVGVERTFPLHSPRVDRIEVVRLGRVRRARLYYLRKLRGKAARIRERKTK from the coding sequence ATGAACCACATCCAGACTTTTGCCGAGGAGCAGTTGAAGCCGGATATCCCGGAATTCCGCCCGGGCGACACCGTCCGGGTTCACGTAAAGGTTGTCGAAGGCGAACGGCAGCGCATCCAGGTTTTTGAAGGAGTCGTGATCAGAAGACGCGGCGGCGGTGTAAGCGAGACATTCACGGTGCGCCGGGTATCGTACGGCGTGGGCGTCGAGCGCACTTTCCCACTCCATTCTCCGCGGGTGGACCGGATCGAGGTGGTCCGGCTGGGCCGCGTCCGGCGGGCCCGGCTGTACTACTTGAGAAAACTCCGTGGGAAGGCGGCCCGCATCCGGGAGAGAAAGACCAAATAG
- the ylqF gene encoding ribosome biogenesis GTPase YlqF — MSVHWYPGHMAKTKRLIREQLRLCDLVFELADARIPQSSRNPVLNELTAHKPRILILTKPDLADPTRTGEWIEVFGTQGIPALKFNAVRGGESGIRTVMRTVRDLLKNPAGNRPRAYRAVTVGIPNVGKSSFINRLTGQRVAQTGKAPGTTRGKQWIRVNRWLELLDTPGTLWPKLGSPAVGFKLAATGAIREEVFSREEVAGWLVSWLMHNCPRALRQRYGLPAVPGDTADVLEVVGRKRGLLLPGGKVDHDRTAAMVLKDYREGALGRFTLDVPGEGRGDDE, encoded by the coding sequence ATGTCCGTACACTGGTATCCGGGCCACATGGCCAAGACCAAACGTCTGATCCGCGAACAATTGCGGCTGTGTGACCTGGTGTTTGAGTTGGCCGATGCGCGCATTCCGCAAAGCAGCCGAAACCCGGTGTTAAACGAGTTGACTGCTCACAAACCGCGGATTCTCATCCTGACCAAACCCGATCTGGCCGATCCGACCCGTACGGGGGAATGGATCGAGGTATTCGGCACACAGGGTATCCCGGCGCTGAAGTTCAACGCTGTCCGCGGCGGTGAGTCGGGGATCAGGACCGTGATGCGCACGGTCCGGGACCTTCTGAAAAACCCGGCTGGAAACCGGCCTCGGGCCTACCGGGCGGTGACGGTCGGGATACCGAATGTGGGCAAATCCTCATTCATAAACCGGCTGACCGGGCAGCGGGTCGCCCAGACGGGTAAAGCTCCAGGCACTACCCGGGGCAAGCAGTGGATTCGCGTGAACCGCTGGCTGGAGCTTCTGGATACGCCGGGCACGCTCTGGCCGAAATTGGGCAGTCCGGCGGTGGGGTTTAAGTTGGCGGCCACCGGTGCGATCAGGGAAGAAGTCTTCAGCCGTGAGGAGGTAGCCGGCTGGCTGGTATCCTGGTTGATGCACAACTGTCCGCGGGCCCTCCGGCAGCGTTACGGTCTGCCGGCGGTTCCGGGGGACACCGCCGACGTGCTGGAAGTGGTCGGTCGTAAGCGGGGGTTGTTGTTGCCGGGCGGGAAAGTCGACCACGACAGGACGGCCGCCATGGTGCTCAAGGACTATCGGGAAGGCGCTCTCGGCCGTTTTACTCTGGATGTTCCGGGGGAGGGACGGGGTGATGACGAGTAG
- a CDS encoding ribonuclease HII, whose protein sequence is MTSRGGRGLSLRQIRERLFSTAVPDAELLEMLGRDARAGARELQRQVLRRIAQERAEAERLHSLYGYERALEAAGCGPVAGTDEAGRGPLAGPVVAAAVVLSRGAAIPELKDSKQLTGPARSRLADEIRARCHAWGIGVADVGEIARLNILRASLLAMRRALDGLGFIPGWVLVDGSFTVPLFPGPQTALVKGDRVSASVAAASILAKVYRDELMERLHRLYPEYGFDRHKGYPTPEHYQALERYGPCPLHRVSFLHKTQISLNPTP, encoded by the coding sequence ATGACGAGTAGGGGCGGACGAGGCTTGAGCCTGCGGCAGATTCGGGAGCGCCTGTTCTCGACGGCTGTTCCCGATGCCGAGCTTCTGGAGATGCTCGGCCGGGACGCACGTGCCGGTGCCCGCGAGTTGCAGCGCCAAGTGCTGCGGCGCATTGCCCAGGAGCGGGCGGAAGCCGAGCGCTTGCATTCTCTATACGGCTACGAGCGGGCTCTGGAGGCCGCCGGGTGCGGGCCGGTAGCCGGAACGGACGAGGCCGGGAGGGGACCCTTGGCCGGCCCGGTGGTGGCTGCCGCCGTAGTCTTAAGCCGCGGGGCGGCGATCCCGGAGCTGAAGGACTCCAAACAGTTGACCGGCCCGGCACGGAGCCGGCTGGCGGATGAAATCCGGGCCCGGTGCCATGCCTGGGGGATCGGCGTCGCCGACGTCGGTGAAATCGCCCGGTTGAACATTCTCCGCGCCAGCCTGTTGGCCATGCGGCGGGCGCTGGACGGCCTGGGTTTCATTCCGGGGTGGGTTCTGGTTGACGGTTCCTTCACCGTGCCTCTGTTTCCCGGCCCCCAGACCGCCCTGGTAAAGGGGGATCGGGTCAGCGCCTCCGTGGCAGCGGCATCGATTCTGGCCAAGGTCTACCGGGACGAGTTGATGGAGCGGTTGCACCGCCTGTACCCGGAGTACGGTTTCGACCGGCACAAGGGCTATCCGACCCCCGAACACTACCAGGCGCTTGAGCGCTACGGCCCCTGCCCGCTGCACCGGGTTTCCTTCCTGCACAAAACACAAATCAGCCTGAACCCCACACCCTGA
- a CDS encoding CapA family protein, translating into MIRLRRVTIWWLLVFFCLCPPGGCTGLDSTGPTVDGPPVPPAPQEVRITITAVGDFLMHLPVIYSVHNPETGRFEFGEVFGPVRHLFADADYSIANLETRLAGAHRGYSGYPRFNCPADLAPEMRDVGLDMFLTANNHSLDQDVEGVLATIRHLEAAGLDHIGTYASREDRERPFIKELRGIRVGIMNYTESTNGLPIPPDKPYLVNIIDRGALQEEITRLKEAEADIIIACLHFGVEYSRYPTKDQRGLVEFLFNSGVDIVLGSHPHVVQPTHTRTVLKEGVPRKKFAAYSLGNFISNQRWRYSDSGLLVRLTIKKDLVGGITVLEEVELVPVWVHTYLLHGKVRYRVLPVHQAIPAFANEEDLLLTSADYERLLQVAEEMGPDFLVEPAW; encoded by the coding sequence ATGATCCGCTTGCGCCGCGTTACCATCTGGTGGCTCTTGGTTTTCTTCTGCCTCTGCCCGCCGGGCGGCTGTACGGGCTTGGATTCCACCGGTCCTACCGTTGACGGGCCCCCGGTTCCGCCTGCGCCTCAGGAGGTCCGGATCACCATCACCGCGGTGGGAGATTTCCTGATGCACTTGCCGGTGATTTATTCGGTGCACAACCCGGAAACAGGCCGTTTCGAATTCGGCGAAGTATTCGGCCCGGTCAGGCACCTGTTCGCAGACGCCGACTACTCCATCGCCAACCTCGAAACCCGCCTGGCCGGGGCGCATAGGGGTTATTCGGGCTACCCGCGGTTCAACTGTCCCGCCGACCTCGCGCCGGAAATGCGGGACGTGGGGCTGGATATGTTCTTGACGGCTAACAACCACAGCCTGGATCAGGATGTGGAAGGAGTGCTGGCCACCATCCGGCACCTGGAGGCCGCCGGCCTGGACCATATCGGCACCTACGCCAGCCGGGAGGACCGGGAACGGCCCTTCATCAAAGAACTCCGGGGAATTCGGGTGGGGATCATGAACTACACCGAATCCACCAACGGCCTACCGATCCCTCCCGACAAGCCGTACCTGGTGAACATAATCGACCGTGGGGCCTTGCAGGAGGAAATCACCCGGCTTAAGGAAGCCGAGGCGGATATCATCATCGCCTGTCTCCATTTCGGCGTCGAGTACAGCCGCTATCCCACCAAAGACCAGAGAGGTCTCGTGGAGTTTTTATTCAATTCGGGGGTCGACATCGTGCTGGGCAGTCACCCGCACGTGGTGCAGCCCACCCATACCAGGACGGTACTTAAGGAGGGGGTGCCCAGAAAGAAATTCGCGGCCTACTCCCTGGGGAACTTCATCTCCAATCAGCGCTGGCGTTACAGTGACAGCGGCCTGCTGGTCCGGCTGACCATCAAAAAGGACCTCGTCGGCGGCATAACTGTTTTGGAGGAGGTGGAACTGGTTCCCGTGTGGGTCCACACCTATCTGTTGCACGGCAAGGTGCGCTACCGGGTGCTTCCGGTCCACCAGGCCATTCCGGCCTTCGCGAATGAGGAGGACCTCCTGCTCACTTCCGCTGACTACGAACGGCTGCTACAGGTGGCCGAGGAAATGGGACCGGACTTTCTGGTTGAACCGGCCTGGTGA
- a CDS encoding YraN family protein, with product MDRQLLGRKAEALAVAHLRKQGLRIEERNFRCRLGEIDLVARDGATLVFVEVRSRTSAEFGLPEESVGHRKQQRLRRIAQVYLQGRGETTIRFDVVSVRFDRQGNLQRIEHIPQAF from the coding sequence TTGGATCGGCAGTTGCTCGGCCGGAAGGCCGAAGCTCTGGCTGTAGCACACCTGAGGAAGCAGGGGCTGCGCATCGAGGAGCGCAATTTCCGCTGCCGCCTAGGGGAAATCGACCTGGTGGCCCGTGACGGGGCTACCCTGGTTTTCGTGGAGGTGCGGTCACGGACTTCGGCGGAGTTCGGCCTCCCCGAGGAGAGTGTCGGCCACCGCAAGCAACAGCGGCTGCGCCGGATTGCGCAGGTTTACCTTCAGGGACGGGGTGAGACCACCATCCGCTTCGACGTTGTATCCGTAAGGTTTGACCGGCAGGGCAACCTGCAGCGGATTGAGCACATTCCCCAAGCCTTTTAG
- the splB gene encoding spore photoproduct lyase, whose amino-acid sequence MSAFAPARVIFEREALEYPLGRSLYERFSAEGFKVEFTGSHNRVGTIPGKTPREAYAEAKKTLVFGVRRTLDFQTCKPSAHYQLPLTTSCPGKCEYCYLMTSLPARPYVRAYVNIEEILSRTRQYIDQRKPQITLFEGSATSDPVPVERYTRALADTIRFFGGQEYGRFRFVTKFTDLDTLLDVEHNGRTTIRFSVNIPEIIRAHEHGTPSLAKRLEAAGKVARAGYPVGFMVAPIILDGDPRGIAVYQELLEEIRSRINGLDNLSFEFITHRFTARAEKRIREIFPRTRLPMLGENRRFKFGQFGYGKYVYTPELMEAAKKALISKTKALFPESKIEYFV is encoded by the coding sequence ATGTCGGCTTTCGCCCCCGCCAGGGTCATCTTTGAGAGAGAAGCACTCGAATATCCCCTGGGCCGGTCGCTGTACGAGCGGTTCTCCGCGGAAGGTTTCAAGGTGGAGTTCACCGGTTCGCACAACCGGGTCGGGACTATACCGGGCAAAACCCCGCGGGAGGCTTATGCGGAAGCCAAGAAAACCCTGGTGTTCGGCGTCCGGCGCACCCTTGATTTTCAAACCTGCAAGCCTTCCGCCCATTACCAGCTCCCGCTGACCACCTCCTGCCCCGGCAAGTGTGAGTACTGCTACCTGATGACCAGCCTGCCGGCGAGGCCGTATGTCCGGGCCTACGTGAACATCGAGGAGATTCTGAGCCGGACCCGTCAGTACATCGATCAACGCAAGCCCCAGATTACCCTGTTTGAGGGTTCAGCCACTTCCGACCCGGTACCGGTGGAAAGATATACCCGCGCCCTGGCCGATACGATAAGGTTTTTCGGCGGCCAGGAGTACGGCCGTTTCCGGTTCGTCACCAAGTTCACCGACCTCGATACCCTGCTGGATGTGGAACACAACGGCCGCACCACCATCCGCTTCAGCGTCAACATTCCGGAGATCATCCGGGCCCACGAGCACGGCACCCCGTCCCTCGCCAAGCGCCTGGAGGCCGCCGGCAAGGTGGCCCGGGCCGGATACCCGGTGGGTTTCATGGTCGCCCCCATCATCCTGGACGGCGACCCCCGGGGAATCGCGGTGTACCAGGAGTTGCTGGAAGAGATCCGTTCCCGAATCAACGGGCTGGACAACCTGTCTTTTGAGTTCATCACGCACCGGTTCACCGCACGGGCCGAGAAACGAATCCGGGAGATTTTCCCCCGGACCAGGCTACCCATGTTGGGGGAGAACCGTCGTTTCAAGTTCGGTCAATTCGGTTACGGGAAGTATGTGTACACGCCGGAGTTGATGGAGGCCGCCAAAAAGGCCCTGATTTCAAAAACCAAGGCGCTGTTCCCGGAATCCAAAATCGAGTATTTCGTGTGA
- a CDS encoding ABC transporter substrate-binding protein gives MRSWSRIFPVWIVAVALAFFIAGCGGQSGAPEKVEPYKIGAVIEVSGPAASLGVPQKNTLEMLAADLNARGGINGHPVQLIILDNKTNETEAVLAAKRLIDQDKVLVILGGSTSGTSLAMVDTVQKSRVPMISLAASAKIVEPVADRHWVFKTAQSDILVANKIAAYLKSKGITDVAFMSMNNAFGDSGRGSFMTAAAAHGLKVVVDERFEVDDKDMTMQLTKVKGSSAQALVVWAIPPSASIVTKNFRDLKMAIPLIHTHGVGNQTFLDLAGGAADGIIAPMGKLLVAEQLPDTDPQKALLLEYLQAYQAKYGERPSTFGGHGWDAFQLAVKAIETAGADRAAIRDALENITGFVGISGVFNMSAQDHNGLGEDSMVLVEVTDGKWSLLNP, from the coding sequence ATGAGGAGCTGGAGTCGAATTTTCCCGGTTTGGATTGTTGCCGTGGCCCTTGCCTTTTTCATCGCCGGTTGTGGGGGCCAGAGCGGGGCTCCCGAGAAAGTGGAGCCGTATAAGATTGGGGCCGTCATTGAGGTCAGCGGCCCGGCCGCTTCGCTCGGGGTGCCGCAGAAAAACACCCTGGAAATGCTGGCCGCCGACCTTAACGCCCGGGGCGGGATCAACGGCCATCCTGTGCAACTGATCATCCTGGACAACAAAACCAACGAGACCGAGGCAGTGCTAGCGGCCAAGCGCCTGATCGACCAGGACAAGGTACTGGTTATTCTGGGCGGCAGCACCAGCGGCACGTCCCTGGCCATGGTGGATACCGTCCAGAAGAGCAGGGTGCCGATGATTTCCCTCGCGGCGTCCGCGAAGATCGTGGAGCCGGTGGCGGACCGCCACTGGGTGTTCAAGACGGCCCAGAGCGACATTTTGGTGGCGAACAAGATCGCCGCTTACCTGAAAAGCAAAGGGATCACCGACGTCGCGTTCATGTCCATGAACAATGCCTTCGGTGACAGCGGCCGGGGGAGCTTCATGACCGCGGCGGCCGCCCACGGCCTGAAGGTAGTGGTGGACGAAAGGTTCGAAGTAGACGACAAGGACATGACCATGCAGTTGACCAAGGTCAAGGGTTCATCCGCTCAGGCGCTGGTCGTGTGGGCCATCCCTCCTTCGGCTTCAATAGTAACCAAGAACTTTCGGGATCTGAAGATGGCTATCCCTCTGATTCACACGCATGGGGTGGGCAATCAGACCTTTCTTGACCTGGCCGGGGGAGCCGCGGATGGGATCATCGCCCCGATGGGCAAGCTCCTGGTTGCGGAACAGCTTCCCGACACGGATCCCCAGAAAGCGTTGCTGCTTGAGTACCTGCAGGCTTACCAGGCGAAATACGGGGAGCGGCCGAGCACCTTCGGCGGGCACGGTTGGGACGCCTTCCAACTTGCCGTCAAGGCCATTGAGACGGCCGGCGCCGACCGGGCCGCCATTCGTGACGCGCTTGAAAACATCACCGGGTTCGTGGGTATCAGCGGGGTCTTCAACATGTCGGCGCAAGATCATAACGGCCTGGGAGAAGACTCAATGGTACTGGTCGAAGTAACAGACGGGAAATGGTCGCTGTTGAATCCGTAA
- a CDS encoding branched-chain amino acid ABC transporter permease: MSLESQMLQYLISGLTLGSIYALIAIGLVVTFNITGIFNLALGEFVTLGALVSIALYAAGLPLVAAFALAVLFAAALGALMERAAIHPARKADATILTLVIITIGVGIAIRGASLLIWGTHPYTLPAFSQHAPFTVGGAVVIPQSFWVLGLAVVCVAALFAFFEFTYLGKAVRACVMNRTAARLVGINPQRLSLAAFAATGALGALAGIFITPITFATYDMGFMLGLKGFVAAILGGVTNVPGAIIGGFLLGILEAFGVGLVGSGLKDAVAMIVMIAVMLVRPTGILGAFRREG; encoded by the coding sequence GTGAGCCTTGAGAGTCAAATGCTCCAGTACCTGATTTCCGGCCTGACTCTGGGCAGCATATACGCTTTGATCGCCATCGGTCTGGTGGTGACCTTCAACATCACCGGGATTTTCAATCTGGCGCTGGGCGAGTTCGTAACCCTGGGCGCCCTGGTTTCCATCGCGTTGTATGCCGCCGGGTTGCCGCTTGTCGCCGCTTTTGCGCTGGCGGTGCTGTTCGCGGCGGCCCTGGGCGCTCTAATGGAGCGCGCGGCCATTCATCCGGCGCGGAAAGCCGACGCCACCATCCTGACACTGGTGATCATCACCATCGGCGTGGGTATCGCCATCCGGGGTGCGTCCCTGCTCATCTGGGGGACGCACCCGTACACTTTGCCCGCCTTTTCCCAGCATGCTCCTTTCACGGTCGGGGGGGCCGTCGTGATTCCCCAGAGCTTCTGGGTCTTGGGGCTGGCCGTCGTCTGCGTGGCGGCTTTATTTGCGTTCTTTGAGTTCACCTACCTCGGCAAGGCCGTCCGGGCCTGCGTGATGAACCGGACGGCCGCCCGCCTGGTGGGCATCAACCCGCAACGGCTGTCCCTCGCCGCCTTCGCCGCCACCGGAGCCTTGGGGGCGCTTGCGGGCATCTTCATTACGCCCATCACCTTTGCCACCTACGACATGGGCTTTATGCTGGGCTTGAAGGGTTTTGTGGCCGCCATCCTCGGCGGAGTAACCAACGTCCCTGGGGCCATCATCGGCGGGTTTCTGCTGGGCATTCTGGAGGCTTTCGGGGTGGGATTGGTCGGTTCGGGACTCAAAGACGCAGTGGCCATGATCGTGATGATCGCGGTCATGCTGGTGCGCCCCACGGGCATCCTTGGGGCTTTCCGGCGCGAAGGATAA
- a CDS encoding branched-chain amino acid ABC transporter permease, whose translation MNYWAKNKNIILVLLVVTLFALFPLVVKSSYFLGIFVIAGLYSIVAVGLGLLLGYAGQVSFGQAAFYGLGAYTAAILSGTYGWPPLLALAAAPFLPAVVAAVIGRPILRLREHYLVLGTLGFGILVYILLKEFVGLTGGPSGYTGIPYLSIGGLVLNTDVQFFYLVWFFAFLTLVGAWNLVNSRIGRALRAIHGSEVAAEAAGIDTARLKLKVFILSAFLAGLAGGLYAFYITFVSPSPFGFHASIQFVLMAVVGGAATVWGPVVGAFVIVGLIEFLRWAVPVVLPKAGGEFEIIFFGIILVLVLLFRPEGILSHKRRRRLEPEAGKEAAETCST comes from the coding sequence ATGAACTACTGGGCAAAGAACAAAAACATCATTTTAGTACTTCTGGTCGTCACTTTATTCGCTCTCTTCCCGCTGGTGGTCAAGAGTAGCTATTTTCTGGGGATTTTTGTGATTGCGGGGCTTTACTCCATTGTGGCGGTGGGCTTGGGCTTGCTCTTGGGCTACGCCGGCCAGGTGTCTTTCGGCCAGGCGGCCTTCTACGGCCTGGGCGCCTACACGGCCGCCATTCTTTCCGGAACCTACGGCTGGCCGCCGTTGTTGGCGCTTGCCGCGGCGCCGTTCCTCCCGGCGGTGGTGGCGGCGGTAATCGGCCGGCCGATCTTGAGGCTCAGGGAGCATTACCTGGTGCTGGGGACACTTGGCTTCGGTATCCTGGTTTATATCCTGCTGAAAGAATTCGTGGGCTTAACGGGCGGACCCTCCGGCTATACTGGAATTCCGTACCTCAGCATCGGGGGACTGGTGCTGAACACCGATGTCCAGTTCTTCTACCTGGTCTGGTTTTTCGCTTTCCTTACCCTGGTGGGCGCCTGGAACCTGGTAAACAGCAGAATCGGGCGGGCTTTGCGGGCGATTCACGGCAGCGAAGTGGCCGCCGAGGCGGCGGGGATCGACACCGCGCGTTTGAAGCTGAAGGTCTTCATCCTGAGCGCCTTCCTCGCCGGCCTGGCCGGCGGCCTTTATGCCTTTTACATCACATTCGTCAGCCCATCGCCGTTCGGCTTCCACGCCTCCATCCAGTTTGTGCTGATGGCCGTCGTGGGGGGCGCGGCCACCGTTTGGGGACCGGTGGTCGGCGCGTTTGTCATTGTCGGCCTGATTGAATTCCTGCGCTGGGCGGTGCCGGTAGTGCTCCCCAAGGCCGGCGGAGAGTTTGAGATCATATTCTTCGGAATCATACTGGTCCTGGTCCTTCTTTTCCGTCCCGAGGGGATCTTGAGCCACAAACGCCGCAGACGGTTGGAGCCGGAGGCGGGTAAGGAGGCGGCCGAAACGTGCTCGACGTAA
- a CDS encoding ABC transporter ATP-binding protein, translating to MLDVKNLTKTFGGLVAVNRASFSVNPGEILAVIGPNGAGKTTIFNLITGLLTPDEGEISFQGHPLIGLKPHQIARLGISRTFQNLELFRAMTVAENVMVGAYTKGKTGFVRAILRRPGTTAGDRKRYGEALDLLRAVNLADYADEPAESLPFGLQRLLEIARALAAGPKLVLLDEPAAGLNAGESQALVDFLRGLREQNLTFVLVEHDMTTVMDVADRIVVLNFGSVIAAGTPAEIRSNPEVIRAYLGEDET from the coding sequence GTGCTCGACGTAAAGAACCTGACCAAAACTTTCGGGGGTCTGGTGGCCGTCAACCGGGCGAGTTTTTCGGTCAATCCCGGGGAGATCCTGGCCGTCATCGGCCCCAACGGCGCCGGAAAAACCACGATTTTCAACCTGATTACGGGCTTGCTCACCCCGGACGAAGGCGAAATCAGTTTTCAGGGTCACCCACTTATCGGACTGAAGCCTCACCAGATTGCCAGGCTTGGGATTTCCCGGACTTTTCAGAACCTGGAGTTGTTCCGGGCCATGACTGTGGCCGAAAACGTAATGGTTGGGGCTTACACGAAAGGAAAGACCGGTTTCGTCCGGGCCATTCTCCGCCGTCCCGGAACGACCGCCGGAGACCGGAAGCGATACGGCGAGGCCCTGGACTTGCTGCGCGCCGTCAACCTGGCCGACTACGCCGATGAACCCGCGGAAAGCCTCCCCTTCGGTCTGCAGCGGCTCCTGGAGATCGCCCGCGCCCTAGCCGCCGGGCCGAAGCTGGTGCTCCTGGACGAGCCCGCCGCGGGCTTAAACGCCGGCGAATCACAGGCCCTGGTCGATTTCCTGCGCGGACTGCGGGAGCAGAACCTGACCTTTGTGCTGGTGGAGCACGACATGACTACGGTGATGGACGTGGCCGACCGGATTGTGGTTCTAAATTTCGGCTCGGTGATCGCGGCGGGCACACCGGCGGAAATCAGGTCCAACCCCGAGGTCATCCGGGCCTATCTGGGAGAGGATGAAACTTGA
- a CDS encoding ABC transporter ATP-binding protein — MLAVKDLTVSRGHIRVLNGLTFSVSAGEIVAVLGANGAGKSTLVGTLAGLYPPSAGEIIFQNQTLTGRSPEAVVHAGISLVPEHRQLFGGLSVRDNLILGAYHRYRAAKKELPQLLEDVYRLFPALREKQHKPAQTLSGGLQQMLAIGRGLMAAPRLLLLDEPSVGLAPLVVREIMTTLSELRAKGQTIILVEQNARAALRIADRAWVLERGRIALSDTAEKLREDARIQSAYLGRRP; from the coding sequence ATGCTGGCGGTGAAGGACCTCACCGTATCCCGGGGCCATATCCGGGTATTGAACGGCTTGACTTTTTCGGTGTCCGCCGGTGAAATCGTGGCCGTGTTGGGGGCGAACGGCGCTGGTAAGAGCACCCTGGTCGGGACACTGGCCGGACTCTACCCACCTTCCGCAGGGGAAATCATCTTTCAGAACCAGACCCTTACCGGCCGGTCGCCGGAAGCCGTGGTGCACGCCGGCATCAGCTTGGTGCCCGAACATCGCCAGCTCTTCGGGGGCTTAAGTGTCCGGGACAACCTGATCTTGGGGGCCTACCACCGGTACCGCGCGGCAAAAAAGGAACTACCGCAACTTCTGGAGGATGTGTATCGCTTATTTCCGGCGTTGCGCGAAAAACAACACAAGCCCGCCCAGACCTTGAGCGGCGGTTTGCAGCAGATGCTGGCCATCGGCCGGGGGCTGATGGCGGCCCCACGCCTTCTTTTGTTGGACGAACCGTCCGTGGGCCTCGCCCCGCTGGTGGTACGTGAGATAATGACGACTTTGTCTGAACTGCGCGCCAAGGGCCAGACCATCATCCTGGTGGAGCAGAACGCCCGCGCCGCTCTCAGAATCGCCGACCGGGCCTGGGTTCTGGAACGAGGCCGGATCGCCCTGTCCGACACCGCCGAAAAACTCCGCGAAGACGCTCGCATCCAGTCCGCATATCTGGGCCGGCGCCCGTGA